One window of Perca fluviatilis chromosome 12, GENO_Pfluv_1.0, whole genome shotgun sequence genomic DNA carries:
- the si:ch211-140m22.7 gene encoding skin secretory protein xP2 isoform X1: MMAASLLRIGRLGCVKCLQAESWNTLSRAPAAVTFSSKSGGSKKSSKKNNSDKDQAKTYFDIEKLVQHKSYEFPKKGMSPAAAAAAAEAAAKPAAEPAPSAAAPEAVATSPVVEAAAPAVEAVSESASAVEATPVVEAVPEAVVEAVAEATPVVEAVPEAVVEAVAEAAPVVEAVVEAVAEAAPVVEAVAEAVAEAAPVVEAVPEAVVEAVAEAAPVVEAVAEAVPESAPVVEAVAEAAPVVEAVAEAVVEAVAEAVPEAAPVVEAVAEAIPEAAPVVEAVAEAVAEAAASIAEATAPAEAPAEAAAPAAEAAAAVAEAPVEAAAEAPAVEAAATPEAAPAEPAAEVPVEAAQEATAAEAAPVLEAAPEVAPAEAPEPAAAEAAPVEAATEPAEAAPSEVAADAAAEVSAPAESTEELVDPAPLVAEAAGEELQADIPAEPVEPIEAQMDPIQKLFLDSIREYSTKSQSSGGLVDAGSEYEKALAEEVAKLQRLYGGGDLASFPEFKFTEPKLDEVSQK, translated from the exons ATGATGGCGGCTTCTTTGCTGAGGATAGGGCGACTGGGCTGTGTCAAG tgtttgcaggctGAGAGCTGGAATACTCTGAGTAGAGCACCTGCAGCTGTAACCTTTAGCTCAAAATCTGGTGGTTCCAAGAAGTCGTCAAAAAAGAACAACTCAG ACAAAGACCAGGCCAAAACATATTTCGATATAGAGAAACTTGTCCAGCACAAGTCCTATGAGTTTCCCAAGAAAGGCATGTCTCCGGCAGCAGCcgctgcagcagcagaagctGCAGCTAAACCAGCCGCAGAGCCTGCGCCCTCTGCTGCTGCACCCGAGGCTGTTGCAACCAGCCCCGTGGTAGAAGCTGCCGCTCCCGCGGTCGAAGCGGTCTCTGAATCTGCCTCAGCAGTTGAAGCCACACCTGTGGTGGAGGCTGTGCCTGAAGCTGTGGTTGAAGCTGTCGCAGAAGCCACACCTGTGGTGGAGGCTGTGCCTGAAGCTGTGGTTGAAGCTGTCGCAGAAGCCGCACCTGTGGTCGAGGCTGTGGTTGAAGCTGTCGCAGAAGCTGCCCCCGTTGTGGAGGCTGTTGCTGAAGCAGTCGCAGAAGCTGCACCTGTGGTCGAGGCTGTGCCTGAAGCTGTGGTTGAAGCTGTCGCAGAAGCTGCCCCCGTTGTTGAGGCTGTTGCTGAAGCAGTCCCAGAATCTGCACCTGTGGTTGAGGCTGTCGCAGAAGCTGCACCTGTGGTTGAGGCTGTTGCTGAAGCTGTCGTTGAGGCTGTTGCTGAAGCTGTACCTGAAGCTGCACCTGTGGTTGAGGCGGTCGCTGAAGCTATCCCTGAAGCCGCACCTGTTGTTGAGGCTGTTGCAGAAGCAGTTGCCGAAGCTGCAGCATCTATAGCTGAAGCAACTGCTCCTGCGGAAGCTCCCGCTGAAGCCGCTGCCCCAGCAGCTGAAGCTGCCGCCGCAGTCGCTGAAGCTCCTGTTGAAGCTGCAGCTGAAGCCCCGGCTGTTGAAGCAGCAGCAACCCCTGAAGCTGCTCCAGCAGAACCTGCTGCCGAAGTTCCTGTCGAAGCTGCTCAAGAAGCCACTGCTGCTGAAGCTGCACCAGTTTTGGAAGCTGCCCCTGAAGTTGCCCCTGCTGAAGCCCCAGAGCCTGCAGCTGCTGAAGCTGCCCCTGTAGAAGCTGCTACAGAGCCTGCTGAAGCTGCCCCCAGTGAAGTGGCTGCCGATGCTGCAGCTGAAGTTTCGGCCCCCGCGGAGAGCACCGAGGAGCTGGTGGACCCTGCTCCACTCGTAGCTGAAGCTGCGGGAGAGGAGCTGCAGGCGGACATCCCAGCTGAACCAGTTGAACCAATTGAGG CTCAAATGGACCCAATTCAGAAGCTCTTCTTGGACTCCATACGCGAGTACTCCACAAAAAGCCA GTCTTCGGGGGGGCTAGTGGATGCAGGTTCAGAGTACGAAAAGGCCTTGGCAGAGGAGGTAGCAAAGCTTCAGAGACTCTATGGTGGTGGCGACCTCGCATCTTTTCCAGAGTTCAAATTCACAG AGCCCAAGTTGGATGAAGTTTCCCAGAAGTGA
- the si:ch211-140m22.7 gene encoding skin secretory protein xP2 isoform X2, with the protein MMAASLLRIGRLGCVKCLQAESWNTLSRAPAAVTFSSKSGGSKKSSKKNNSDKDQAKTYFDIEKLVQHKSYEFPKKGMSPAAAAAAAEAAAKPAAEPAPSAAAPEAVATSPVVEAAAPAVEAVSESASAVEATPVVEAVPEAVVEAVAEAAPVVEAVVEAVAEAAPVVEAVAEAVAEAAPVVEAVPEAVVEAVAEAAPVVEAVAEAVPESAPVVEAVAEAAPVVEAVAEAVVEAVAEAVPEAAPVVEAVAEAIPEAAPVVEAVAEAVAEAAASIAEATAPAEAPAEAAAPAAEAAAAVAEAPVEAAAEAPAVEAAATPEAAPAEPAAEVPVEAAQEATAAEAAPVLEAAPEVAPAEAPEPAAAEAAPVEAATEPAEAAPSEVAADAAAEVSAPAESTEELVDPAPLVAEAAGEELQADIPAEPVEPIEAQMDPIQKLFLDSIREYSTKSQSSGGLVDAGSEYEKALAEEVAKLQRLYGGGDLASFPEFKFTEPKLDEVSQK; encoded by the exons ATGATGGCGGCTTCTTTGCTGAGGATAGGGCGACTGGGCTGTGTCAAG tgtttgcaggctGAGAGCTGGAATACTCTGAGTAGAGCACCTGCAGCTGTAACCTTTAGCTCAAAATCTGGTGGTTCCAAGAAGTCGTCAAAAAAGAACAACTCAG ACAAAGACCAGGCCAAAACATATTTCGATATAGAGAAACTTGTCCAGCACAAGTCCTATGAGTTTCCCAAGAAAGGCATGTCTCCGGCAGCAGCcgctgcagcagcagaagctGCAGCTAAACCAGCCGCAGAGCCTGCGCCCTCTGCTGCTGCACCCGAGGCTGTTGCAACCAGCCCCGTGGTAGAAGCTGCCGCTCCCGCGGTCGAAGCGGTCTCTGAATCTGCCTCAGCAGTTGAAGCCACACCTGTG GTGGAGGCTGTGCCTGAAGCTGTGGTTGAAGCTGTCGCAGAAGCCGCACCTGTGGTCGAGGCTGTGGTTGAAGCTGTCGCAGAAGCTGCCCCCGTTGTGGAGGCTGTTGCTGAAGCAGTCGCAGAAGCTGCACCTGTGGTCGAGGCTGTGCCTGAAGCTGTGGTTGAAGCTGTCGCAGAAGCTGCCCCCGTTGTTGAGGCTGTTGCTGAAGCAGTCCCAGAATCTGCACCTGTGGTTGAGGCTGTCGCAGAAGCTGCACCTGTGGTTGAGGCTGTTGCTGAAGCTGTCGTTGAGGCTGTTGCTGAAGCTGTACCTGAAGCTGCACCTGTGGTTGAGGCGGTCGCTGAAGCTATCCCTGAAGCCGCACCTGTTGTTGAGGCTGTTGCAGAAGCAGTTGCCGAAGCTGCAGCATCTATAGCTGAAGCAACTGCTCCTGCGGAAGCTCCCGCTGAAGCCGCTGCCCCAGCAGCTGAAGCTGCCGCCGCAGTCGCTGAAGCTCCTGTTGAAGCTGCAGCTGAAGCCCCGGCTGTTGAAGCAGCAGCAACCCCTGAAGCTGCTCCAGCAGAACCTGCTGCCGAAGTTCCTGTCGAAGCTGCTCAAGAAGCCACTGCTGCTGAAGCTGCACCAGTTTTGGAAGCTGCCCCTGAAGTTGCCCCTGCTGAAGCCCCAGAGCCTGCAGCTGCTGAAGCTGCCCCTGTAGAAGCTGCTACAGAGCCTGCTGAAGCTGCCCCCAGTGAAGTGGCTGCCGATGCTGCAGCTGAAGTTTCGGCCCCCGCGGAGAGCACCGAGGAGCTGGTGGACCCTGCTCCACTCGTAGCTGAAGCTGCGGGAGAGGAGCTGCAGGCGGACATCCCAGCTGAACCAGTTGAACCAATTGAGG CTCAAATGGACCCAATTCAGAAGCTCTTCTTGGACTCCATACGCGAGTACTCCACAAAAAGCCA GTCTTCGGGGGGGCTAGTGGATGCAGGTTCAGAGTACGAAAAGGCCTTGGCAGAGGAGGTAGCAAAGCTTCAGAGACTCTATGGTGGTGGCGACCTCGCATCTTTTCCAGAGTTCAAATTCACAG AGCCCAAGTTGGATGAAGTTTCCCAGAAGTGA